The Raphanus sativus cultivar WK10039 chromosome 2, ASM80110v3, whole genome shotgun sequence DNA segment CGGTATGTCTACAAGGTTTAAACAATCGTCTTTTATGATTAGGATGTGAGGAAGGTCATCTGACGTGTACCTGGTTTATTCTGGTTCTCTAATAGGCGTGGAACATTTGCTCAGGGATGTGAAAGACACAACTATCAGTACCCTTGCGACTGAGGTATCTGTCTTTGCAGTATTTCGACGTCTCATTATCATCCCTTTAGTGCTGAAATCATGGAGGATTCGTATCGATGTTCCTGCAGAGTTTTTATATGAACAAAATGGTTACGGTTTGAGGACTGAAATAATGTGTATTGTATTTTGCACCAGGTCACTGCCAAACTTACTGCTTTGAAGGGGCTAGATGCACGTCTCCGGGAGATCCGGAGTTACCTTGACCTTGTAATTGATGGGAAACTCCCTCTTAATCATGAGATTTTATACCATCTGCAGGTTAGAACTTGCATGTTTTCATTTAGTGTTCTGGTTCTCCAGACCTTTGTGATCTTTGctctttgaaattttataatcaCTGTGGATTTTTGGCTAAGAAACATTGCTCTTAAAATCCGCAGGACGTTTTCAACTTGCTTCCGAATCTGAATGTGAACGAGCTGGTCAAAGCCTTCTCAGGTGAGTTTCTTCCGCCAGTATTATTATCGTTGTACTTCTTTCTTGAAGCATTGGATGCATTAGTCTTACTGAGTTTATTACGTGCAGTGAAAACAAATGACATGATGCTCGTTATCTATTTATCGTCCCTCATCAGAAGCGTAATTGCGCTCCACAACTTGATCAACAACAAGGTTAGATCATAACTCTTTCACTCTCTTTATGTTCTTAGCACAGCACACAACAATATGTACTTCCTGTTGAAACATTTTCTGTTTGTGAACTTATTCTTGGGATGCAATGTTTCAGTTACTGAACAAGGAACATGAAAAAGCAGAGGACTCAAAGCCCGTGGCCATACCTGCCACAAGCTAAATCGTACTGATGAGATGTGATTTAGCTAGTCATCATTGTCTCTTGCGATGATGATATCAGGTTTCTTTCCAGAATGTTGACTTTCATCTGTTGTTCTGCTTCTGAATGTGTCAAAGAGgctttttcatttttatctttCAAGTTGGTTAGGGCTTAGAGTCCTTTTTTTTAGTGGGGTTCAAGATGATACAAAGTTTCACCATCAATGTGTCGAAATCTCCACAAACATACTTGCAATTCAAGCTGGTTTTGTTATTCAAATTGGCCTCTAGATCGAGATCTTAGTTCATCAACATAATACTCCGAGTCCCTCGCAGCTGTGTATTTTCTTCATTCAAGCTAACAAACAAATATTCTTTTGGGAGGTTAAGATAACATATCActgaaaaatttaaacaattacaaaaatacaatcttaatttataaatgaataaattaaataaaacttattaGTTAAAAGGcaagccttttttttttttgtaacactgccctattttatttatattttaataaattgcatacataattttattaacttatttttttacTACTTTAACCATTTATAAAACACTACGGCTGGTGGTGGTTTCTTCTTCTCACTAGATCCGTAAAGACCATCAATCTCTGCCATCCATGAACATTTAGTGCATCTTTTAAAATCTCTAAGCGCATCGTAAATGTCGAACACACCTTTCTCTACATTTCCTTGATGAAAATCACAATAGTATAGTgtagaatttaaaaaattaacataaaactgCCAACGATATGATTCACCTTTCTTAAGAGCACGCGACCCTATATCATCATCTGCTGATTTACAATGCACATCAAGAGtatatgtattattattctTAATTTCAACTTTCATTAGCGGTCCTGTAATGGGAATTTTAAAACATTCTGAACATATCAATGATGATATCACCATTATGGTTATAGTAAACCAAAATATAGATGTGAACTTTTTCTTCGATGAGTTTTTCATGATGATCGGCTTGTAGTGAAAGTATTAGTGTTATCAGgatttcataatttatatagagcaaaataacttatattaatttaatttaaatacctaaattagttttaaaaaagtCCCTAGAGCTCTTGAGTATTAGAACGCAAAGTTGCTCAAACAATTCCAAAGGTTATAGATTTAGACAAATTAATTGTCTAGGATACATTTTCCCATTGAAAATAACTTTctcaaaaataattatgaatCTCAAATATGCCctttaaataaagtttatacTCACTTTTTgactatattatataatatataattgaaataacCATTACAAAATACCATTAAAAGAGtattacaataaaaagacatgACAGATgctaaatttattttgaatagcTAGATTAgttaaaagtcacaaaatataCTGTAATTTGAGGAATTATTGGTGATTTCGgtaatattatcttttttaattaattcataATCTATATGTAATAAGATTTAGTAGGTgaactaaaaaaatatgaattactataaattaatatataattagtttgtgttgaaataataaattaatataaatatgattctCTTCTGTGTTTTTTTGGAGAATACAGAATCATTAAACGACTCTGAACAGAAGAAACAGAGTACCACGAGGAGTCACTGTTTGTCTCGTGTCCCGATTTGGTTTGTTTATATTAGTATATACGTCCCACCAGGTGAAgtagagcgagagagagagagagagagagagagaaggagggGAAAAATATCTGCCTTGAGATTCTAACAAGATTCAAAGATCACTTGCAACTTGCGAGGAGGATTTCATTTCATCATCTTGGCGGGTGATGGAACCCGTAGTACAGCCACATCTCGATACTATTGTCTGTCCCAAAGCAATCCATGGCTCAAGTTGCTGTGGTGACGACAGAGAAGAGCTCATCACCAACAACAAGGTAGAGTCTCATCAGAGCTGCTCCAGCGGAGAGGATGAAGATGAGATAGTGAAGGATGAAAAGAGGAGATCTAATGTGTCAGTGTGCTCAGTGGAAGTAGATCTGGAGCTTGGTCTGCCTGAGAAACCGGTTCATTTGTGGCAAGATGAGAAAGATTGCAGAATTTGTCACATGAGCTTGGATTCAGTGAACCTTGAATCTGGTGTTCCTATTGAGCTTGGTTGTTCTTGCAAAGATGATCTCGCTGCTGCTCATAAGCATTGTGCTGAGACTTGGTTCAAGATCAAAGGAAACacgtaataaaaaaatattgttgtcTTTATCTAGAGAGAATGATGCTTTGTGTTTTTTCACTAGatagtaaaaaatataaacctTAAGATAGTGCGACTATatctactgttttttttttttgtaattgtgaAGTGATTTCATGGTTTGGTTGCTGTAGAATATGTGAAGTATGCGGGTCCATTGCTGGTAATGTTGTTGGAACTGTTGAGCCGGAGACTGAGAATAGTCGGAGTGAAGTAAATGGTACAATGGTTCAAGCTCTGAGAACATCTGGTCCAAGATTGGCAGAAGCTAGAACAAGCTTCTGGCAAGGTCATCGGTTCTTGAATTTCCTTTTAGCTTGTATGGTCTTTGCCTTTGTGATCTCATGGCTCTTCCACTTCAACGTTCCCTCCACATAGCAAAAACAGAGTTCATCATCATAAAAAAGGTAAGAGAAGTAAAAGGGTTAAAAGCCGTTAGTCAGATCTCGCAAAAGTACATCCCTCTTGTGCCTTGTTACACTTTTAAGTTCAATGAAGTTTAGAGAGGAGGAAGAGCAAGTCTAGGAGAGCAAGTGATGTCGATTTTGCGGTTACTATTTTCCATCTAAAACTGTTTTGTGGTTGACGATAATGTATATAGAGCTCTAGTCACTCTAAAACTTAATGCAAGTGCAGTGTTGCGAAGTCTCTTTTCTCATTTCATTGCATTAATGAGAAATCTGATCAGTTTACATTGCATTTGTATCCCACGAGTGGGTGTCTTCGAATTGGATTAAAAGGGCTTGTTCTTTGGCTGAAACATCCCCACACAGTGTGCCATATGATCTTTACATTGCTGCTGCTCCTCGCAACAGTCTTCCTcgtttatctttctttatttccATGCATGAAATCTCTCAAACAGATTTGCCGTTGGTTAAGACCCTGTTATTTATTGTTTCAAAGGTTTATGTCGGAAACTTTTGTTACGATTCCATAACTTTTCAAATACGCAAAATCAAGAAGATATGAAACAGAAGTTACTGATAAGTAATTGAGTTCAccattatatcaaaatattaccATGTCCACAAAAacatatgatatattttattatttgaccGAGAGGACTATTAATGATTGAAACATCTTTTTGCCGACAATCAAGGAAATGAAAACTTTAACAACTAGGTATCATGAAAAATCAGAGATTGAATAGAAGATTAATCAAGAATGTATCATTGAACTCCAAGTGGAAAAACTCAACTCATTGAATGTCATAGTGATCGATGGATGCATATTCTTTATGAgacataaaaatacttttttgtcTTTTCATGAATCAAGTACAGTTTAGAATTGATGACTGTTTATGGAGCTTCACGCATATGTATATTGCCAGCAATGAAGAACTTCTAAAACACTAGCTTGCAGTTCTTACAGATCCTAGACGGCTTGTCTGAAACAGAGCAAGAACTCGCGATGATGTCACACTATTCATAATGTTTCTCAACCAAAGATGTGGGTATCCGTCTCGTGACAGTTTGACTAAGCTGTCGCAATATGTAGTATCTGAAACAAAGGAAGAGTTAGTTTAGTGGCCAAAACTTTTGGGTCACCTAGTATTAGATTTAAAGGGTCATGTGTACGACTTACGTTAGAAGTCATATATTAGCTTAAGGATAGTTAATTTAGAATAGTTCATCATTTCAAAAGACAGATGTCGGCCAGCTTCTTGATGAAGAATCTGAGGTACGAGATGTGTACTTTAATCGGATTTACGAAACAACAAAGTAAGTATCTCAGGTCTCATATTCATGGCCAGTAAAGAGTTGGACTAATAGTGAGAAGGAAAAGATTGTGAAATGTGACCCGCAAAAAGACGTCCTAAAACCATTATGATCGTGCAAGTATTGGTTCTTTTCTTTTCACCCCATATGTTTATAGCTCAATTTATTAGTCTTACGTTTTTTCGCTTGCAACGCAATGGTTGGTAGCTTGCATTATTTGGAGCAGGTAGAAACTAGAAACCTTAAGAAACATGACCTTTAAAGTGAATTTTCCATTAATCcactttatttaatttgaaaatattcaccatcttatcattttaataaatactacaACCATGTTCAGTGTCATCTACTGCTGGGACGGATCCGGATATCTAGGTCCAGATTTAGATTCATCGGATCCGTAGATCTAGTATTTGGATCCGGATTTGGAGTTTCCAAATATCCGtctatatattatactatttgTGGAAATCTGAattcgtaaaataaataataaaataaaaataatattttaaaaatataaaattctaaaataatacataaattaaaaatttatacaagatttataaatataaacatgaatatactatttaaaaattaaaatatagtattataaaacTAGTTCtatgaataaatattaatatatcaaatatagttattaataaaactaaaaaaaaatatatatattttataaatatgaatcCGAATatccaaatttaaaaattaaaatatttggatCTTGATTTTACTATTCGAATTCGGATCTGAAGACTCCaaatattctatttttgaaACGGATATGGAACGGATTTCGGATCAAATCTAAATCCGGATGATAGTTCAGACCTAGTGTCATCTATCAATTTCTCTAATAATAATAGGGGCCCATGATAATATTGGTGCGTAGTGATTGTAGCGAGTCAATATCTTTTATCCGACACGTGTTCATTAGTTAACTACATAGAGTCCTTGTCATAGTTTAAATTTGATTGTAGTCACATGAGTGAAAATATCTTAAGGGAAGGGAAGACAAATTACTTTCTTTTATAGAAGTCATTTGAAGCTCAAATTGTCTCAACCGGAAAGATCAACAGAAAAGTCATTGTTTTAGCGGAAACTTTAACCAATTAAGTCGACTTTGACCACATTTAACATGACACTAAGTAGTCACTGACTCTATCAGTTTTCCATTTATAAGTTGAAACAATGGATTATTTAGAGTATTTTTAAACACCAAGTAGTCACGAGAATTTTCACCGCCAAGTGCACTCCTTCCTCTTCCATTATAGCTGCTGTGGACAGACAGATACGGGACCGGCTTCTCTCCATTCCGCCATCTCCTCGGAGCCAACCATCGTTTCTGCAATTCTTCTTCGCCTGTACAAGGTCCCCTTGATTGATCCTCTTTTGTAAGTTCTTGTtgtatcttttcttttgttcttgtATTGGGTTGTTCTCCGTTTGTATTCGCTGATAAGTTGCTAAGCAACATGTAAACTCTTAAAAAGGTATGAAGTTaacatgattaccaaaaaaagcCTATTTTAACACCAAAatattatatggttttattttaatattaattttaaataaataaataaatagtgaGAAATGTATGTAACTTTATActagataaataataaaattttatttttattttaataaaaaaaatattttattttaataaaatttaatttaatttgtaattttcattagaaaataaataattttaaagttttctaattgtgtttaaaaaaattgttttattataataatttattttcaagaGGTGTTTTCATATCCAACTCAGACTAGGATTGAACCGATAAATCCAGTGGTATGTGTATAATTCagttcaatttaataaaaagaattgtaattataatcttagaaaatttggtaaaaatctaaaaattcgCTATTAACCTAAGATCCGATATGAGATGATCCgctgaaaacaatttttttaaaaaaatatttattaaataatttatactttttaatattatataaaattgaaaatgtaattatttagattttaatgagatttgtataatgtcatttgaagaaaatgaaacaatggtAATAAGAAATTTTActattgatatgaaaatattattttatttttttggttattatgataagttgtatttttatttatgtttagatataaaacttaattttaagataagtttaaaaaaaaattgaacactcAAAATCGGCAtatcattattatataaaaaatataataatatttttttaatttgcatgtatatattcatatccgatctttaaataatattatagatgaaaaaataatattcaaattaaatagaaagtatataatgtataaaaattaaaattattatcattcacaaaatatggaaagtattaattatcatatagttatagaaaatattctattattagtttaaattaaatatcaatagAAAAACTTGTAAATATACTGAGATACACAGAcataatcctaaatttttaatagtatagattccaCAATTTGCCAGTCTTTGAAAGATTGGTCGTTTCAGCAAACGGAATTACTAGTTAGTAGTTACTACTTCTCCGCGCTGTGCAATGTAACTGTACATGTATAACACGATTTATTCATGGTctcgtttttgttttgtaaaatatgttaaaatagaGACCGAGTGTCAGAAAGTTTGAACGTTTCAACATTACCATCTCTGCGCTATACAGTTACGTAGTTATCACTTTAATTGAACGTTATCGCTTTGATCGAATAACAATATTCTTGATCTcgttagtttcaaaaaaaaaaaatcttatatatatacacatatactCGGCAGTGCCAGTCAGGAATATTCTCAGACCGGAAGCAACTAAGGCCATCCTCAATGGAGGATCATTTTGCATGTGcttagattttaaataataagataaaatgaaaaaaggGATTAAG contains these protein-coding regions:
- the LOC108840169 gene encoding uncharacterized protein LOC108840169, with the protein product MEPVVQPHLDTIVCPKAIHGSSCCGDDREELITNNKVESHQSCSSGEDEDEIVKDEKRRSNVSVCSVEVDLELGLPEKPVHLWQDEKDCRICHMSLDSVNLESGVPIELGCSCKDDLAAAHKHCAETWFKIKGNTICEVCGSIAGNVVGTVEPETENSRSEVNGTMVQALRTSGPRLAEARTSFWQGHRFLNFLLACMVFAFVISWLFHFNVPST